From Nocardia sp. XZ_19_385, the proteins below share one genomic window:
- a CDS encoding carboxyl transferase domain-containing protein yields MRISAGELLEQLLDSGSFVSWDRPPLPVAGTSRYRDALSRAAQSAGTDESVLTGEGLLRGRRVAVIACEFGFLAGSIGVAAAERIVTAVERATELGLPLIASPTSGGTRMQEGTVAFVQMVKIAAAVAVHKSAGHPYLVYLRDPTMGGVFASWGSLGHITFAQPGALIGFLGPRVYKALYDKPFPEGVQTAENLYRNGVIDGVVPISVFRRIAHRALSVLSGDILPSPPAAQEIPRPAPADIPAWQSVLSSRRPDRPGIRDLLRHVTQRVPLSGTGQGESDRTVVHALARFRGQPCVVFGHDRSGQHGETTMGPAALREARRSMALAQELRVPLVLVIDTVGAALSKEAEERGLAPEIARCLADLTTLNTPTVSVLLGQGTGGGALALLPADRVLAASHAWLAPLPPEGASAIVYRDTDHAADLAVAQRIRSTDLLADGIVDRIVPENPDAADEPVDFARRMVLAIADELTHLRTQPEEHLHRLRHHRYRRLGLQ; encoded by the coding sequence GTGCGCATTTCGGCCGGGGAATTACTCGAGCAGCTGCTCGATTCGGGATCATTCGTCAGCTGGGACCGGCCACCGCTACCGGTGGCCGGTACTTCGCGGTATCGCGACGCGTTGAGCCGGGCCGCGCAATCCGCGGGCACCGACGAGTCGGTGCTGACCGGAGAAGGTCTGTTGCGCGGTCGCCGGGTCGCCGTAATCGCTTGCGAGTTCGGATTTCTGGCGGGTTCTATCGGTGTGGCGGCGGCGGAACGCATCGTCACCGCTGTCGAACGCGCCACCGAACTGGGCCTGCCGCTGATCGCTTCGCCGACCTCCGGCGGCACCCGAATGCAAGAGGGCACAGTCGCTTTCGTGCAGATGGTGAAGATCGCGGCCGCAGTCGCGGTACACAAGTCGGCGGGCCATCCCTACCTGGTCTACCTGCGGGACCCGACCATGGGTGGAGTGTTCGCCTCCTGGGGCTCGCTGGGCCACATCACCTTCGCCCAGCCCGGCGCGCTGATCGGCTTCCTCGGCCCGCGCGTCTATAAAGCCTTGTACGACAAGCCTTTCCCCGAGGGCGTGCAAACCGCCGAGAACCTCTACCGCAACGGTGTCATCGACGGCGTCGTCCCGATCTCGGTCTTCCGCCGCATCGCCCACCGCGCCCTGAGCGTCCTCAGCGGCGATATCCTCCCGAGTCCTCCAGCGGCCCAGGAGATTCCGCGCCCCGCACCCGCCGACATCCCGGCCTGGCAATCGGTCCTGTCCTCCCGCCGCCCCGACCGCCCCGGCATCCGCGACCTCTTACGCCACGTCACCCAACGGGTCCCACTCAGCGGCACCGGCCAAGGCGAATCCGACCGCACCGTAGTCCACGCCCTGGCCCGCTTCCGCGGCCAGCCCTGCGTCGTCTTCGGCCACGACCGCTCCGGCCAGCACGGCGAAACCACCATGGGCCCCGCGGCTTTACGCGAAGCCCGCCGCAGCATGGCCCTCGCCCAAGAACTCCGCGTCCCCCTCGTGCTGGTCATCGACACGGTCGGCGCCGCGTTGTCCAAGGAGGCCGAAGAACGCGGCCTGGCCCCCGAAATCGCCCGCTGCCTGGCCGATCTCACCACGCTGAACACTCCGACGGTCTCAGTCCTACTCGGCCAAGGCACCGGCGGCGGCGCCCTGGCCCTACTCCCCGCCGACCGCGTCCTCGCCGCGTCCCACGCCTGGCTCGCACCCTTACCTCCCGAAGGCGCCAGCGCCATCGTCTACCGAGACACCGACCACGCCGCGGACTTAGCTGTAGCCCAACGCATTCGCTCGACCGACTTACTCGCAGACGGCATCGTCGACCGCATCGTCCCCGAAAACCCCGACGCCGCCGACGAACCCGTCGACTTCGCCCGCCGCATGGTCCTCGCCATCGCCGACGAACTGACCCACCTCCGCACCCAGCCGGAAGAACACCTCCACCGCCTCCGCCACCACCGCTACCGCCGACTCGGCCTGCAATGA
- a CDS encoding MBL fold metallo-hydrolase, which translates to MKVKKVLGAAAGAVGIGWLARAIWDIPSAIGASMSAIAPTASGAASYRNRQFHNSEPSSQIAPGSAPSLLYSALTRRNAGRPRGVVPLQTPPAPAEAADLAVTWYGHASALIEVDGYRILTDPVWSERVSPSALVGPARLHPVPMPLSELPPLDAVVISHDHYDHLDKATIRELVTGQSVPFLVPIGIGAHLRHWGVPEHRIIELDWGGSVSLAALGRERDGTDLVLTCTEARHFSGRGLVRNTTLWASWSIAGPTKRVYFGGDTGFTKVFADAGAALGPFDLTLLPIGAYDTRWPDVHMNPEEAVRAHADLCGGDAQHGLLVPIHWATFNLAFHGWSEPVRRMVRAAGQAGTKVAVPMPGQRIDPQALPGMAEEKAWWEDIG; encoded by the coding sequence ATGAAAGTGAAGAAGGTACTGGGCGCCGCAGCCGGCGCCGTCGGTATCGGCTGGCTGGCCCGCGCGATATGGGATATCCCGTCGGCGATCGGCGCCTCGATGTCGGCGATCGCGCCGACCGCTTCGGGCGCCGCGAGCTACCGCAACCGGCAGTTCCACAACAGCGAGCCGAGCAGCCAGATCGCGCCGGGTTCGGCTCCGTCCCTGCTGTATTCGGCACTGACCCGCCGTAATGCGGGCCGCCCGCGCGGCGTGGTGCCGCTGCAGACTCCGCCCGCCCCGGCGGAGGCGGCCGATCTGGCGGTCACCTGGTACGGCCACGCCTCGGCGCTGATCGAGGTGGACGGCTACCGCATTCTCACCGATCCCGTATGGAGCGAACGGGTTTCGCCGTCCGCGCTGGTCGGCCCGGCCCGGTTGCACCCGGTGCCGATGCCGCTGTCGGAGCTGCCGCCGCTGGACGCGGTGGTCATCTCCCACGATCACTACGACCACCTGGACAAGGCGACCATCCGGGAGCTGGTGACCGGTCAGTCGGTGCCGTTCCTGGTGCCGATCGGGATCGGCGCGCACCTGCGGCACTGGGGTGTGCCCGAGCATCGGATCATCGAATTGGATTGGGGCGGTTCGGTTTCCCTGGCCGCGCTGGGCCGGGAACGGGACGGCACCGATCTGGTGCTCACCTGCACCGAGGCCCGGCATTTCTCCGGCCGCGGCCTGGTGCGCAACACCACGCTGTGGGCGTCCTGGTCCATCGCCGGCCCGACCAAGCGGGTGTACTTCGGCGGCGACACCGGGTTCACCAAGGTGTTCGCCGACGCGGGCGCGGCCCTGGGCCCGTTCGATCTGACGCTGCTGCCGATCGGCGCCTACGACACCCGCTGGCCGGACGTGCACATGAACCCCGAGGAAGCGGTGCGCGCGCACGCCGACCTGTGTGGCGGCGACGCGCAGCACGGCCTGCTGGTCCCGATCCACTGGGCGACCTTCAACCTCGCCTTCCACGGCTGGTCGGAGCCGGTGCGGCGGATGGTGCGGGCGGCCGGACAGGCCGGCACCAAGGTCGCCGTGCCCATGCCCGGCCAGCGCATCGATCCGCAGGCGCTTCCCGGTATGGCAGAGGAAAAGGCCTGGTGGGAGGATATTGGTTGA
- a CDS encoding antitoxin, with translation MSFADSLKGLVGKGKDMATKNADKIHGAVDKAGDFVDKKTQGKYTDKIDKVQEAAKKAVPPEQPGSQPGSQA, from the coding sequence ATGAGTTTCGCGGACAGTCTCAAAGGCCTGGTCGGCAAGGGTAAGGATATGGCGACCAAGAACGCCGACAAGATCCACGGCGCGGTCGACAAGGCCGGCGATTTCGTCGATAAGAAGACCCAGGGCAAGTACACCGACAAGATCGACAAGGTGCAGGAGGCCGCCAAGAAGGCGGTGCCGCCGGAGCAGCCCGGTTCCCAGCCCGGCTCGCAGGCCTGA
- a CDS encoding ATP/GTP-binding protein: protein MDSGVYDSTAHVDTRTSKPTSAKIVVAGGFGVGKTTMVGAVSEIVPLRTEALVTNASTGIDNLTGIPMKSTTTVAMDFGRISLADDLVLYLFGTPGQYRFWFMWDDLIRGAIGAVVLVDTRRLEDSFAAVDYFEARNLPFLVALNEFDDAPRYPIEDIRQALAVSADVPILSMDARRREPAKQALVSLTEYALRKVMQGY from the coding sequence GTGGACTCCGGCGTATATGATTCGACGGCGCATGTCGATACCCGCACCAGCAAGCCGACCTCGGCGAAGATCGTGGTCGCGGGTGGTTTCGGTGTCGGCAAGACCACAATGGTCGGTGCTGTTTCGGAGATCGTTCCGCTGCGCACCGAGGCCTTGGTGACCAACGCCAGTACCGGAATCGACAATCTGACCGGCATCCCGATGAAGTCGACCACCACGGTGGCGATGGACTTCGGCCGGATCAGCCTCGCCGACGACCTGGTGCTGTACCTGTTCGGTACACCTGGCCAGTACCGATTCTGGTTCATGTGGGACGACCTGATCCGCGGCGCCATCGGCGCGGTGGTGCTGGTCGACACCCGTAGGCTCGAGGACAGCTTCGCGGCCGTCGACTACTTCGAGGCGCGCAACCTACCGTTCCTGGTGGCGCTCAACGAATTCGACGACGCACCGCGTTACCCGATCGAGGACATCCGGCAGGCCCTCGCGGTCTCCGCGGATGTGCCGATCCTCTCGATGGACGCCCGCCGGCGCGAGCCCGCCAAGCAGGCGCTGGTCTCGCTCACCGAGTACGCCCTGCGCAAGGTGATGCAGGGGTACTGA
- a CDS encoding ATP-binding protein: MRDAARSGKKRWALGNWDLRWKVTAVLAVPLAVAVGLGVSRITSEFSEAGRLEAISENIEVIPAVTGLRSTYNTVVGSQLISLAPGTSIVTDQNLTDLDKALVEAEASISALDNLPKARAAFESMITQAKTTRAQGKAPTPNAAEALAQIDKATNESVTILETATSQVSDPGLDAAKLRLVDSINTRGTLVPELAAFSEFLRGSHVTGLSNFFTTANTERQLLNMLAHRFPDGDPAIADLRAGVDTRISLVSSPDITAGKIPIGELKNSMTTSLDVYDRIIAKATKDIEAAMSRLSGKANTDAWTYTAVVLATILAALLLAVFVARSMIVPLHRLRLAALRVAESDLPHEVAQLRNGAAPEDVPLEPMPVRSSEEIGQLARAVDDIHGQALRLASDQAQMRSQVNDMFETLARRSKSLVDHQLSLIEAMEYDEKDPRLLENLFRLDHLAARMRRNGDNLLILAGTKQRRAKSAPVEIADVLRAAISEVEDYERVKLGATPRGSLIEPAASDLAHLFAELLDNALRASPPETDVKFTFAQAHDQGLLIEVADRGIGMPPAEMVEINRRLEQTAEPGPDTARHMGLFVVGRLAERHGLTVRLRPTFDTARDPGVTVTVHVPVGLIVHGKASVQQTTPAAPVAAERPRPSAASSMQMRAIQRTPQGNVMVTVDPGVSGPVDAPSAQPPGTPAGGGGLPQRQPGSAAAAAGMRQEGAQSGPTLRPAPGQAQNGPQRGKLAAASLPKRNLAGGPPPRQPGTPDPAVSSASGGLPPRDANGGLPQRQPGGNGAPQPTGGGLPQRQPGANGAPGRQPDAGLPQRDLSAGGLPSRQAPSMPQRDANPIAPAASGLPQREPGVNGPTVKGATVPPPRVNPPVSRETALPQREPGAGSVPQRPAASTGLPQRQPSGLPQRDPSAGGLPQRDSASSGLPQRDSASTGLPQRDSASTGLPQRDSASTGLPQRDPASTGLPQRDPASTGLPQRQPAASTPPQREPGGLPQREPGGLPQRQPGASPLGLPQREPGASPLGGGLPRREPAPTDLPQRAAGLSQRERGAADVADSALSSGTPDSLAPARDPGKHSMRSDPAKAASFFQTRLQPAVETGSAMDSPIFAEMMSAWLSDPNPDRSQVAAAFESPGDEGWQAARRASEAQAEKKTAAGLPQRDPGGRLVPGGVTGAARERAPRRDPEMIRSSLSRHQQGVRDGRSMKAPLTGEGDR, translated from the coding sequence ATGCGTGACGCCGCTAGGTCCGGCAAGAAGCGCTGGGCGCTTGGCAATTGGGACCTGCGCTGGAAGGTTACGGCGGTCCTTGCCGTGCCGCTGGCGGTCGCGGTTGGGCTCGGCGTGTCGAGGATTACCTCAGAGTTTTCCGAAGCCGGTCGGCTCGAGGCGATTTCGGAGAACATCGAGGTCATCCCGGCCGTAACCGGGTTGCGTTCGACCTACAACACCGTTGTGGGTTCGCAGTTGATTTCGCTTGCGCCGGGCACGTCCATCGTGACCGACCAGAACTTGACCGATCTGGACAAAGCCCTGGTCGAGGCCGAGGCCTCGATCAGCGCCCTGGACAATCTGCCGAAGGCGCGCGCCGCCTTCGAGAGCATGATCACCCAGGCGAAAACCACTCGGGCCCAGGGCAAGGCGCCGACGCCGAACGCGGCGGAAGCACTAGCCCAGATCGACAAGGCGACCAACGAGTCGGTCACCATCCTGGAGACCGCTACCTCGCAGGTCAGCGACCCGGGGTTGGACGCCGCGAAGCTGCGCCTTGTCGATTCGATCAACACCCGAGGCACCCTGGTTCCCGAGCTGGCGGCGTTCAGCGAGTTCCTGCGCGGTTCGCATGTGACGGGCCTGTCGAACTTCTTCACCACCGCCAATACCGAGCGGCAGCTGCTCAACATGCTCGCGCACCGGTTCCCCGACGGGGATCCGGCGATCGCCGACCTCCGGGCCGGTGTGGATACCCGGATCTCGCTGGTCAGCAGCCCGGACATCACCGCGGGCAAGATCCCGATCGGCGAGCTGAAGAACTCGATGACGACCAGCCTGGACGTCTACGATCGGATTATCGCCAAGGCCACCAAGGACATCGAAGCCGCGATGTCGCGGCTGTCGGGTAAGGCCAATACCGACGCCTGGACCTACACCGCGGTCGTGCTCGCGACCATCCTCGCGGCGCTGTTGCTCGCGGTGTTCGTCGCCCGCTCGATGATCGTGCCGCTGCACCGCCTGCGCCTCGCGGCCCTGCGCGTCGCCGAAAGCGACCTGCCGCACGAGGTCGCCCAGCTCCGTAACGGCGCCGCCCCGGAAGACGTGCCGCTGGAACCGATGCCGGTGCGCAGCTCCGAGGAGATCGGCCAGCTGGCTCGCGCCGTCGACGATATCCACGGCCAGGCGCTGCGTTTGGCCAGTGATCAGGCGCAGATGCGTTCGCAGGTCAACGACATGTTCGAGACCTTGGCGCGGCGCTCCAAGTCGCTCGTCGACCATCAGCTCAGCCTGATCGAGGCGATGGAGTACGACGAGAAGGACCCGCGCCTGCTCGAAAACCTCTTCCGCCTGGACCATCTCGCCGCGCGTATGCGCCGTAACGGTGACAACCTGCTGATTCTGGCCGGCACCAAGCAGCGCCGCGCCAAGTCCGCCCCGGTCGAGATCGCCGACGTGCTGCGTGCCGCGATCTCCGAGGTCGAGGACTACGAGCGCGTGAAACTGGGCGCGACGCCGCGCGGTTCGCTGATCGAGCCCGCCGCCTCCGACCTGGCGCACCTGTTCGCCGAGCTCCTGGACAACGCGCTGCGTGCCTCGCCGCCGGAAACGGACGTGAAGTTCACCTTCGCGCAGGCGCACGACCAGGGCCTGCTGATCGAGGTCGCCGACCGCGGCATCGGTATGCCGCCGGCCGAAATGGTCGAGATCAACCGGCGTTTGGAGCAGACCGCGGAGCCGGGCCCCGATACCGCCCGCCACATGGGTCTTTTCGTGGTCGGCCGGTTGGCCGAGCGGCACGGTTTGACCGTGCGGCTGCGCCCGACCTTCGACACCGCGCGCGATCCGGGTGTAACGGTGACCGTCCATGTCCCGGTAGGCCTGATCGTGCACGGCAAAGCAAGCGTCCAGCAAACCACTCCGGCGGCTCCGGTCGCCGCGGAGCGCCCGCGTCCGTCGGCCGCTTCGTCGATGCAGATGCGGGCGATCCAGCGCACGCCGCAGGGCAACGTCATGGTGACGGTGGATCCGGGCGTCAGCGGCCCGGTCGACGCGCCGAGCGCGCAACCGCCGGGCACTCCGGCCGGCGGTGGCGGTCTGCCGCAGCGCCAGCCGGGTTCGGCCGCGGCCGCCGCGGGCATGCGCCAAGAAGGCGCGCAGTCCGGTCCGACCTTGCGTCCGGCGCCGGGTCAGGCGCAGAACGGTCCGCAGCGCGGCAAGCTCGCCGCGGCCAGCCTGCCCAAGCGCAACCTCGCCGGTGGTCCGCCGCCGCGTCAGCCGGGTACGCCCGATCCAGCCGTGTCCAGCGCGTCCGGCGGGTTGCCCCCGCGCGACGCGAACGGCGGTCTGCCGCAGCGTCAGCCGGGTGGCAATGGTGCGCCGCAGCCGACGGGTGGTGGGCTGCCGCAGCGGCAGCCCGGCGCCAACGGCGCGCCCGGGCGGCAGCCGGATGCCGGTCTGCCGCAGCGGGATCTGTCCGCCGGTGGTCTGCCCTCGCGTCAGGCTCCGAGCATGCCGCAGCGGGACGCCAACCCGATCGCACCGGCCGCCAGCGGTCTGCCGCAGCGCGAGCCGGGTGTGAACGGTCCCACGGTCAAGGGCGCGACAGTGCCGCCGCCTCGGGTCAACCCGCCGGTGTCGCGGGAAACCGCGCTGCCGCAGCGGGAACCGGGCGCGGGTTCGGTGCCGCAGCGTCCGGCCGCCTCGACCGGTTTGCCGCAGCGTCAGCCGTCAGGCTTGCCGCAGCGGGATCCGTCCGCGGGTGGTTTGCCGCAGCGTGATTCGGCCTCGTCCGGTTTGCCGCAGCGTGATTCGGCCTCGACCGGTTTGCCGCAGCGTGATTCGGCCTCGACCGGTTTGCCGCAGCGTGATTCGGCCTCGACCGGTTTGCCGCAGCGTGATCCGGCCTCGACCGGTTTGCCGCAGCGTGATCCGGCCTCGACCGGTCTGCCACAGCGTCAGCCCGCCGCGTCCACTCCGCCGCAGCGTGAGCCCGGCGGACTGCCGCAGCGTGAGCCTGGTGGCCTGCCGCAGCGTCAGCCGGGTGCCTCGCCGCTGGGTCTGCCGCAGCGTGAGCCCGGTGCTTCGCCGCTCGGCGGTGGCCTCCCGCGACGGGAGCCTGCCCCGACCGACCTGCCGCAGCGTGCTGCCGGTCTCTCACAGCGGGAGCGGGGCGCGGCCGACGTGGCCGACAGCGCATTGTCTTCCGGCACACCGGATTCGCTGGCGCCTGCCCGCGACCCCGGCAAGCACAGCATGCGCTCGGATCCGGCCAAGGCGGCCTCGTTCTTCCAGACTCGACTGCAGCCCGCGGTCGAAACCGGATCGGCGATGGACAGCCCGATCTTCGCCGAGATGATGTCGGCGTGGCTGTCGGATCCGAATCCGGACCGGTCCCAGGTGGCCGCCGCCTTCGAATCACCGGGTGACGAAGGTTGGCAGGCCGCGCGCCGGGCTTCCGAGGCGCAAGCCGAGAAAAAGACCGCCGCCGGGTTGCCGCAACGCGATCCGGGCGGAAGGCTGGTCCCCGGCGGTGTCACCGGTGCCGCCAGGGAACGGGCACCCCGCCGCGATCCGGAAATGATCAGGTCCAGCTTGAGTCGTCACCAGCAGGGCGTCCGGGATGGCCGCTCAATGAAAGCACCCCTAACCGGAGAAGGAGACCGATGA
- a CDS encoding ATP-dependent DNA ligase, with translation MSPRREFGGSPGQTPVEVDLTNLDKVLYPATGTTKGEVIAYYTAIAPAMLPHIACRPVTRKRWPNGVEESSFFEKNLPSHAPDWMERHVVEHSSRRAEYPVIDSEGGLAWLAQQAALEIHVPQWRFDGDQIGYATRIVFDLDPGPGAGLPECARVALLVRDMVEGIGLRTFPVTSGSKGIHLYVPLDKTLSPGGASTVAKQVATNLEKLHPDLVTATMAKNVRAGKVFVDWSQNNPSKTTIAPYSLRGRAEPNAAAPRSWDEIENRKKLRHLRFDEVLARWRDDGDLLADLDPPLHGSKSDALTKYRSMRDPERTPEPVPATPPQATDGNRFVVQEHHARRLHWDVRLERDGVLASWAVPKGPPTTSDQNRLAVHTEDHPLEYLHFHGAIPKGQYGAGEMTIWDTGTYETEKWRDDEVIVRFHGERLNGRFALIQTNGNQWLMHLMRDQNPDASDGAEKKPKGAAAEPNGIRPEKVSRQGAAPFPRGLEPMLATEGDVTELADDEWSFETKWDGFRVIAEVSGGRLTLRSRRGIVVTDRYPGIGPLADELSAHDVVLDGEAVVFDDHGLANLGLLQADAARAVFVAFDVLYLDGTSLIRKRYADRRRVLEALAATVPSMQVPPRLDGPGAAALQYSQDQGLEGVVAKRKDSVYLPGKRGHSWVKQRNWRTLAVVVGGYRRSEARSFKSLLIGIPHEGRLIYVGRVGTGFGDEGMRDLAKRLNKLERKTSPFDNDLTADERKEAVWVTPKIVGIVRFMNWTETGRLWHPAWLGED, from the coding sequence ATGTCTCCCCGCCGCGAGTTCGGTGGCAGCCCGGGCCAAACCCCCGTCGAGGTTGATCTGACCAACCTCGACAAGGTGCTGTATCCGGCCACTGGGACGACAAAGGGCGAGGTCATCGCCTATTACACGGCCATCGCGCCGGCCATGCTGCCGCATATCGCGTGCCGCCCGGTGACGCGCAAACGCTGGCCCAACGGGGTCGAGGAATCCTCGTTCTTCGAGAAGAACCTCCCGTCGCACGCGCCGGACTGGATGGAACGGCATGTCGTCGAGCATTCCTCCCGGCGCGCCGAATATCCCGTTATCGATTCCGAGGGCGGGCTGGCCTGGCTGGCGCAGCAGGCGGCGCTGGAAATCCACGTGCCGCAGTGGCGTTTCGACGGCGATCAGATCGGTTATGCCACGCGGATCGTCTTCGATCTGGATCCGGGCCCGGGGGCCGGGTTGCCCGAGTGCGCGCGGGTGGCGCTGCTGGTGCGGGACATGGTGGAGGGTATCGGGCTGCGCACGTTCCCGGTTACCAGTGGCAGCAAGGGAATTCACCTCTATGTGCCGCTGGACAAGACGTTGAGCCCCGGTGGGGCGTCGACGGTGGCCAAGCAGGTGGCCACGAATCTGGAGAAGCTGCATCCGGATCTGGTGACGGCGACGATGGCCAAGAACGTCCGGGCCGGAAAGGTTTTCGTCGACTGGAGTCAGAACAATCCGTCGAAGACCACCATCGCGCCGTACTCGTTGCGCGGGCGGGCCGAGCCGAATGCCGCCGCGCCACGCAGCTGGGACGAGATCGAGAATCGGAAGAAGCTGCGGCACTTGCGTTTCGACGAGGTGCTCGCGCGCTGGCGCGACGACGGTGATCTGCTCGCCGATCTCGATCCGCCGCTGCACGGCTCGAAAAGCGATGCGCTGACCAAGTATCGGTCCATGCGCGATCCCGAGCGCACGCCGGAGCCGGTGCCCGCGACGCCACCGCAGGCCACGGACGGCAATCGGTTCGTCGTCCAGGAACATCATGCCCGGCGGCTGCACTGGGACGTGCGGCTCGAACGCGACGGAGTGCTCGCCTCGTGGGCGGTGCCGAAAGGCCCGCCCACCACCTCCGACCAGAACCGGCTCGCGGTGCACACCGAGGACCATCCACTGGAATACCTGCACTTCCACGGCGCCATCCCCAAGGGGCAGTACGGCGCGGGTGAGATGACGATCTGGGATACCGGTACCTACGAGACCGAGAAGTGGCGCGACGACGAGGTCATCGTCCGATTCCACGGCGAACGGCTCAACGGGCGCTTCGCGCTGATCCAGACCAACGGCAACCAGTGGCTCATGCATCTGATGCGCGACCAGAACCCGGACGCGTCCGACGGCGCGGAGAAGAAGCCGAAAGGTGCTGCGGCAGAGCCGAATGGGATTCGGCCGGAGAAGGTCTCTCGACAGGGCGCGGCTCCCTTCCCACGCGGACTCGAACCGATGCTGGCCACCGAAGGCGACGTCACCGAACTCGCCGACGACGAGTGGTCGTTCGAGACCAAGTGGGATGGCTTCCGCGTGATCGCCGAAGTGTCCGGCGGCAGACTCACGCTGCGCAGTCGCCGCGGAATCGTAGTCACCGATAGATACCCGGGGATCGGTCCGCTCGCTGACGAACTGTCGGCCCACGACGTCGTGCTCGACGGCGAGGCGGTGGTCTTCGACGACCACGGCCTCGCCAATCTCGGTCTCCTGCAAGCGGATGCGGCCCGCGCCGTCTTCGTCGCCTTCGACGTCCTCTACCTCGACGGCACGTCCCTCATCCGCAAACGCTATGCCGACCGCCGCCGCGTCCTCGAAGCCCTCGCAGCCACCGTTCCCTCGATGCAGGTCCCGCCCCGTCTCGACGGCCCCGGCGCAGCCGCCCTCCAATACAGCCAGGACCAGGGCCTGGAAGGCGTGGTCGCCAAACGCAAAGACTCGGTCTACCTCCCCGGCAAACGCGGCCACTCCTGGGTCAAGCAACGCAACTGGCGCACCCTCGCTGTGGTGGTCGGCGGCTACCGGCGCAGCGAAGCCCGCAGCTTCAAATCCCTGCTGATCGGCATCCCGCACGAGGGCAGGCTGATCTACGTCGGCCGCGTCGGTACCGGCTTCGGCGACGAGGGCATGCGTGACCTCGCCAAACGCCTGAACAAGCTCGAGCGCAAAACCAGCCCCTTCGACAACGACCTCACCGCCGACGAACGCAAAGAGGCCGTCTGGGTAACCCCCAAAATCGTCGGCATCGTCCGCTTCATGAACTGGACCGAAACCGGCCGCCTCTGGCACCCCGCCTGGCTCGGCGAGGACTGA
- a CDS encoding DUF742 domain-containing protein, whose product MDIEDHRVGSAEPSLVRPYSLTAGRTRPTVELALEALVASHPVALERQFELTNIETSIVELCRESPSVAELAARLSIPIGVARVLVADLIEAGHVRVSATLKDDSSDDERRELIERVLSGLRRI is encoded by the coding sequence ATGGACATAGAAGATCACCGCGTGGGGAGCGCCGAGCCGAGCCTCGTTCGCCCATATTCGCTGACGGCCGGTCGCACCCGGCCGACAGTGGAGTTGGCGTTGGAGGCTCTCGTCGCATCGCATCCGGTCGCCCTGGAGCGGCAGTTCGAACTGACCAACATCGAGACGTCAATCGTGGAGTTGTGCAGAGAATCGCCGTCCGTTGCCGAACTCGCGGCGCGCCTGAGTATTCCGATCGGAGTGGCCCGGGTTCTCGTGGCCGACCTGATCGAAGCCGGGCATGTCCGAGTTTCGGCGACTTTGAAAGACGATTCCAGCGACGATGAACGTCGCGAGCTGATCGAAAGGGTTCTCAGTGGACTCCGGCGTATATGA
- a CDS encoding roadblock/LC7 domain-containing protein has product MNPDLGGTNRQLDWLVSNFANEVPGVAHAVLVSADGLLMAASAQLPVDRAEQLSAVTAGLASLSVGVSNLFEGGTVLQSVVEMEHGYLLLMAVGDGSYLAVLTNTSCDIGQVGYEMALLVERVGQTVQATPRVTMGS; this is encoded by the coding sequence ATGAACCCCGATCTAGGTGGTACGAATCGTCAACTGGATTGGCTGGTTTCGAACTTCGCCAACGAGGTTCCTGGCGTAGCCCATGCCGTCCTGGTTTCGGCTGACGGCCTACTCATGGCCGCGAGCGCACAGCTGCCCGTCGACCGTGCCGAGCAGCTCTCGGCTGTCACCGCGGGGCTCGCGAGCCTCTCGGTGGGCGTCTCGAACCTGTTCGAGGGCGGCACCGTGCTGCAGTCGGTCGTCGAGATGGAGCACGGTTACCTGCTGCTCATGGCGGTCGGCGACGGGTCCTACCTCGCGGTGCTGACCAACACGTCCTGCGACATCGGACAGGTCGGCTACGAAATGGCTTTGTTGGTCGAGCGTGTGGGCCAGACAGTGCAGGCCACACCACGCGTCACGATGGGTTCCTGA